One Echeneis naucrates chromosome 4, fEcheNa1.1, whole genome shotgun sequence genomic window, ccaaATATGTGTTCTGTTATCAGAACATCTTCTCCACAGAGAGTAGCTATAAATTATTACCTTAGTCGTGCACactttttgcatgtttgtgtttcaacttgtgtttttggtggttatgtaaaaaaaattattctttaaatgtgttttactcATTATGACATTTGCAAATCTAAATGTGtgcaaaaatctgaatatttcaaaatatttggaggaaaaaaacaagaatgcTGAACACAGAAAGGCTTCACAGCTTCAGCTCCCTTCACTCTAATCATTTCTGTATGATCCTGAAGTATATAGAAAATATTATCTAATGTGATAATCTACCTTGTTTTGGTGGGAGTCAGAGGCGTGGGTGGTGGGGGGCAGGCCTTCACTGTCTGAAGGGCTGCTGGAGTCACTGGaggacacactgactgaatccATGCTCTCCCCCGAGCTGCCAGTAGGAGGCGATCGTGGCGTCTCTCTGACTGGAGAACTGGCTGCATTATTGTCTGTTCCAAGAAATAGTCTGAAAGCGGAGGAAGTGAGCTattagataataaaataaataggtCAAAGCAATGCAGTGCAGTGAATATGGCACTGTGATATGTCCAATGTGAAATATCTGAGCCAAGAAAGAGTCATTTAAACCCTCCTCCCTCAGGTTCTATCTATTTTCTGGATGTACTCACAGGCTGAGCCGCTTCACCATGCTTTTTCGTGGTTTGGGTGAAGTTGGACTGCTGTCACCAAGACCTTCAATCTCACAGGACAAGGCATAGCTGCGAGGAAgaagattaatttaaaaaaaaaaaaaaaaaaaaccttgaacaTTATGAAACATTACAAAAGTATGTGCTCAGTGGAACAGTAAAGTCTCTGTAAGCAAAAAGctgaaagtgagagaaaataaatgagagtTCAGAGCAAAACAAGCACAATAGATCAGTGGGGAGTGGAGACATGACACAAGAACAGCAGGGAGAAACCAAGAGCGAAGCGTCTTGTGTGattgttaacaatagctccaGCAGACCATGATCACACACACTAACTGGCTTGTTGGAATGATAACGGTGCAGGAAAGAAAGACGGTGTGTACCTTTCCTCCTCACTGAGCTGAGGTTGGCTTTTAAACCAGCGGAGGAACGCTGCCTCCGGAGTCAGACAGTAGCTGTTGCAAGCCGACTGAAGCAGTTTGATCTGAGCGATCACCTCAaactcctgcagagacagacagaaagtcGCGGTTGTTAGTTCGGTTTAACTTCCGGCCGAGCTCATCCTGTTAATAGGTGTCACCGTGTAATCGCTGATTGAAGCTACACTCACCCTGCGTCTCTTCTCAAAGTTGATCAGACCACCCTGGGGAGGACACAAAGAGCACGCTGTCAGACCCTGAACATCACATACCAGCGGCTGCTTAGACAAACAGCATTAGGTGCACCACTCCAAAAATGGGTCGACAAAATTCCTCACACACTCATGGAAACTTACGCCCCAGTTTCTGACAGCGGTTACACAGGCAGACTCTCAGATCTGCATGGTTGTGTAAACTcgcacacacatgctctcaAATGTTTAAAGGCACACAAGCATAAACagggacacacacgcacacatgcacgtaGACATAATCAGCAGGTGTTTCTTACCTCCACTAGGTCAGGCAGGGCCGTATCCAGCATCGTTAGATCCGTAAGAAAAGTACCCAAGTATGGTATCGTGCCTTGCATTGCTCCCTGtaaatgaaagatttatttgATTACTTTAACAACCAAGTAAATTCACTGAGATGCCACAATAAAGACAGATTTATTTACGCTGTGGTCCGCCAGATGGCAAGGCGAGTTggtgaaataaaacagaggcTTAATGCAAGGCCAGCACAGTGCATTGAGTAAACAAAGTTAAGCATGCGGCTTCATTACTGAGAAGAGGCAAGAGCTAATTTACAGTACACTGCTTTGGAGGAATGTGTTGTTTAAAATTCTAAAGCTCAGCTTTGCTCAGATTTGTCTGGCACTGGTTGTCAGAGGTCTTATTTAGCCAGCCATTGTCTTACCATTTCCCTCTGCAGCTGTAGTCGCTTGTGGGTGCGTTTCTGGTGCTCTTTGGCACAGCTCTCCAGACTGGCAAACTTTGAAGTCCCTTCCTGTagatcaaacagaaaaactgcttCAGTCCTTCAGATCCCAGCAAGTCAATGAAAAACTCTTTCCAGATCAAGCCTCTGggctgtggaagaaaaaaaaacatctctgcGCTTTAAAAGTGGGAATTTTAACAGCTCGAACTCACCCTCATGAGTAGCTCTCTGCTGGTCAGGTAGTTGTTGTGATCTGAGAAAATGTCCGACAGTTCCTCAAAGGTCTGCATGCTGTCTCTGTGTCGAGCACAGACTCGTGTTAGGTCACGATACTGATATAAAATGAACTATAATAACCGCTGAAGAAACTTTCTTGAGGCTGCTTCCTCCACCGAAACTGCTGAAAATTTTCAGCATAGCTGAAGAACTGGAGACTTACTTGTGCACGCAGGCCCACGCTCTCTTCAGCCTGTACAGAGGATTGGACTGCAGTGCAGACACGATGGCTCGCAGAGATGAGAAGTTTTTGCGTATTCGACACTCcttttaaaaggaaatgaaagcacGTTAGTCAGAACTTCCCTCATGTTAAATATTTCTATTCATCAGCATGTCTGCGTGTCCTTCTGCCCACCTGAGCGATGTCTATCCAACGCTGGATGACCCGCGCTCTGACATGCGGTctgatctgtttgtgtttgagcacCGTGCTGACCACGCAGGCCGCCACGGCGTTGAACTGAGTGATGGTGGCGCGGATGGTGGGGgcactgtgtttgttgtgtttcttatCCCTCTGAGACCAGATGGAGCCCAGGCAGTGGTGGGGCACCACTTTTTTaaacaggagctggagcaggagtAAAAGTCGCTGTCAGCGTGACAACGGTAAAGAAGCATCGCTTGGATGGAACCTGCACAACCTTCCCAACCAACACGACCTCCCTCACATCTCATTTCCTCCCACTTACCGCATCCATGTAGGTCAGCTGTTCTGCCACCAGGTCTGCGTCGAACGACAGGAAGTCCTCCTGAACCTCAATCTCCACTTCATCCTCTTCCCCCAGGCAAAAAGAACCGTTGCCCTGGAAACCGGCTGAAAGCAGGGAGATTGGATTTACCTCAAGCTTTATCACTTCCACGAAACTCGATAAAAAAGCCCAGTTTGTCAGCTACCGTCAGTGTCGTCAACGCCGGCCTgactctgcagctgctccagcagaccctCCGCCCGTCTAAGAGCCTCAGAACCGGGCAGGGCCTTACGCAGGTAGTCCATCAGCCTGTGGAGACACGGGTAGTCCGGAGGCTCCTGGAAATCTTCAGGACACTGATCCAACCAGGCTCGCAGGATAGAGGCCAAGGCACTATGGAGGCATTGAATGTTACGAGAAGCTGTGTACGGCGAGATGTTATCTACAGAAAAGCTGTTCACATTGAACTGATGTAGACATCAAAATGGGTCTTACTTTCTAATGGCTCCATTTGTTTCGGAGCCCTGGCTTCTGTTTGTGCCCTGTTCGTTTTCCTCCACGCATCCATACCTGCAGCAGAGAATGAGCATGTTTCGGTCTCACACTGTAGCGAAGCAGTACGTTATTTTGGCTTAATGAAGCGTCTCCGCTCTGCCGACCTGTCTAGCAGCAGCTGCATCACAGTCTGTGTGCTGGTGAAGGCTCTGAAGGTGGACAGGAAGATGGAGGTGTAGGTGAGGTCGTTGTCCCCGAAGGCCGTCAGTAACGTCTCCACCAGGCGCTCCAGCGTTCCAGCACGGATGCTGCGGATTTTGCAGGTCTCCAGCTGGCTCACAGTGTGGCCGGGAGGCAGACGATCTCCCTCcgcctaaacacacacacatttttacaccgttaaacagtttttacattGACTGGTGCTTCCGAGGTCTGTACATTACATTCATGTTAACATCTGGATGCATCTGGGCACTGAGAGGCTCCAAACGGTTAAATAATAAGAGTGAGACAATTCAATAGAAGACCAAAAAAAGACGTAGCGAGGGAGGAAACGGCGAGGACAATCCTGAACTATTTTTAATTCCGAT contains:
- the rgl1 gene encoding ral guanine nucleotide dissociation stimulator-like 1 isoform X1: MISHYPLATLMPWPASPHHHCPDLDCTLLLEGEGGVALQSYQPRYPESSPRHWSSVQDWGEEVEEGAIYNVTLKRVQIQQAANKGARWLGAEGDRLPPGHTVSQLETCKIRSIRAGTLERLVETLLTAFGDNDLTYTSIFLSTFRAFTSTQTVMQLLLDRYGCVEENEQGTNRSQGSETNGAIRNALASILRAWLDQCPEDFQEPPDYPCLHRLMDYLRKALPGSEALRRAEGLLEQLQSQAGVDDTDAGFQGNGSFCLGEEDEVEIEVQEDFLSFDADLVAEQLTYMDALLFKKVVPHHCLGSIWSQRDKKHNKHSAPTIRATITQFNAVAACVVSTVLKHKQIRPHVRARVIQRWIDIAQECRIRKNFSSLRAIVSALQSNPLYRLKRAWACVHKDSMQTFEELSDIFSDHNNYLTSRELLMREGTSKFASLESCAKEHQKRTHKRLQLQREMGAMQGTIPYLGTFLTDLTMLDTALPDLVEGGLINFEKRRREFEVIAQIKLLQSACNSYCLTPEAAFLRWFKSQPQLSEEESYALSCEIEGLGDSSPTSPKPRKSMVKRLSLLFLGTDNNAASSPVRETPRSPPTGSSGESMDSVSVSSSDSSSPSDSEGLPPTTHASDSHQNKLSESSSCNSLHSMDTGSSTASVSLTPASPPLPGPTCTHRRSVSLTPMSPSSPSQTPAYNTQAQDTCIIRVSLEHGNGNLYKSILLTNQDKTPAVISRAMAKHNLEVEPEEGYELVQVISEERELVIPDNANVFYAMNTSANFDFLLRERGSAGRPVQLRSRCVSTLPRTQNRSSLSVRLSKVTL
- the rgl1 gene encoding ral guanine nucleotide dissociation stimulator-like 1 isoform X2, whose product is MKEKLTMKFAWKTKMSSVQDWGEEVEEGAIYNVTLKRVQIQQAANKGARWLGAEGDRLPPGHTVSQLETCKIRSIRAGTLERLVETLLTAFGDNDLTYTSIFLSTFRAFTSTQTVMQLLLDRYGCVEENEQGTNRSQGSETNGAIRNALASILRAWLDQCPEDFQEPPDYPCLHRLMDYLRKALPGSEALRRAEGLLEQLQSQAGVDDTDAGFQGNGSFCLGEEDEVEIEVQEDFLSFDADLVAEQLTYMDALLFKKVVPHHCLGSIWSQRDKKHNKHSAPTIRATITQFNAVAACVVSTVLKHKQIRPHVRARVIQRWIDIAQECRIRKNFSSLRAIVSALQSNPLYRLKRAWACVHKDSMQTFEELSDIFSDHNNYLTSRELLMREGTSKFASLESCAKEHQKRTHKRLQLQREMGAMQGTIPYLGTFLTDLTMLDTALPDLVEGGLINFEKRRREFEVIAQIKLLQSACNSYCLTPEAAFLRWFKSQPQLSEEESYALSCEIEGLGDSSPTSPKPRKSMVKRLSLLFLGTDNNAASSPVRETPRSPPTGSSGESMDSVSVSSSDSSSPSDSEGLPPTTHASDSHQNKLSESSSCNSLHSMDTGSSTASVSLTPASPPLPGPTCTHRRSVSLTPMSPSSPSQTPAYNTQAQDTCIIRVSLEHGNGNLYKSILLTNQDKTPAVISRAMAKHNLEVEPEEGYELVQVISEERELVIPDNANVFYAMNTSANFDFLLRERGSAGRPVQLRSRCVSTLPRTQNRSSLSVRLSKVTL